In one window of Drosophila innubila isolate TH190305 chromosome 2L unlocalized genomic scaffold, UK_Dinn_1.0 4_B_2L, whole genome shotgun sequence DNA:
- the LOC117781502 gene encoding LOW QUALITY PROTEIN: out at first protein (The sequence of the model RefSeq protein was modified relative to this genomic sequence to represent the inferred CDS: substituted 1 base at 1 genomic stop codon), translating into MILDSKKPKNRPFKQSKWQFAHRQVLNKCRLSGRRRCGRRSVSCYHFFKHSRGFLWFMLCNLLLSANNSDAQLLINVQNQGGEVIQESITSNIGEDLITLEFQKTDGTLITQLIDFRNEVQILKALVLGEEERGQSQYQVMCFATKFNKGDFISSDAMAKLRQKNPHTIRTPEEDKGRETYTMSSWVQLNRSLPITRHLQSLCAEATDATYVRDVDLKAWAELPGSSISSLEAATQKFPDALSTRCNEVSSLWAPCLCNLETCIGWYPCGLKYCKGKSASNGGDTSGAQQQQQTNYRCGIKTCRKCTQFTYYVRQKQQCLWDEXRRGELQLLQMRCAKQEMVACDAAAMGIASETTATPKAKATTISTTTKTATTSRMTATTTTNKLRRLLLLVQQQMPFALWSFPVHHISHHHQHSQFHSQPQSHSKSHSQPHHHTADALSHQPSTMAAIVA; encoded by the exons ATGATATTAGACTCAAAGAAGCCTAAAAACCGGCCGTTCAAACAATCGAAATGGCAATTTGCGCATCGCCAAGTGTTAAATAAATGCCGACTATCGGGACGTCGACGCTGCGGCAGACGTTCGGTCAGTTGTTATCATTTCTTCAAACACAGTCGTGGCTTCCTGTGGTTCATGCTATGCAATTTGTTGCTCAGTGCAAATAACAGTGACGCCCAGCTGCTTATAAATGTGCAAAATCAG GGCGGCGAAGTGATACAGGAGAGCATTACTTCCAACATTGGCGAGGACTTGATTACCCTGGAGTTTCAGAAAACCGACGGCACCCTTATCACGCAGCTCATCGACTTTCGCAAT GAGGTGCAAATACTAAAGGCCTTGGTGCTGGGCGAGGAGGAGCGCGGCCAGAGTCAGTATCAAGTCATGTGCTTTGCCACAAAGTTCAACAAAGGCGACTTTATATCCTCGGATGCGATGGCCAAGCTGCGGCAAAAGAATCCCCACACAATTCGCACCCCAGAGGAGGACAAGGGACGCGAGACGTACACCATGAGTAGCTGGGTTCAACTGAATCGCTCGCTGCCCATCACACGGCATCTGCAATCCCTCTGTGCCGAGGCCACAGATGCCACCTATGTGCGTGACGTGGATCTCAAGGCTTGGGCGGAACtgccag GCTCCTCGATTTCGAGCCTGGAGGCAGCAACCCAAAAATTTCCTGATGCGCTCTCGACGCGCTGTAACGAAGTGAGCAGCCTGTGGGCGCCGTGTCTCTGCAACCTGGAAACCTGCATCGGCTGGTATCCGTGTGGACTGAAGTACTGCAAGGGAAAGAGTGCGAGCAACGGGGGTGACACGTCCGgggcacagcagcaacagcagacgAATTATCGTTGTGGCATCAAGACCTGCCGCAAGTGTACACAGTTCACCTATTATGTGCGGCAGAAACAACAGTGCCTCTGGGATGAATGACGACGCGGcgagctgcagctgctgcagatgCGATGCGCCAAGCAGGAGATGGTGGCATGCGATGCTGCTGCAATGGGAATTGCAAGTGAAACAACGGCAAcgccaaaagcaaaagcaacgacaatatcaacaactacaaaaactgcaacaacgAGCAggatgacagcaacaacaacgaccaaCAAATTACGCCGACTGCTTTTGTTGGTGCAACAGCAGATGCCTTTTGCACTGTGGAGTTTTCCGGTCCATCACATTtcccatcatcatcaacattcTCAGTTCCATTCCCAGCCCCAATCCCACTCGAAATCCCATTCTCAACCTCATCATCACACGGCGGACGCCTTGTCGCATCAACCGTCAACAATGGCCGCCATCGTGGCGTGA
- the LOC117781533 gene encoding protein sly1 homolog, producing the protein MLTLRERQINAIKQMLNLNSQQPKALAAEPVWKILIYDRVGQDIISPIISIKELRELGVTLHVQLHSDRDSIPDVPAVYFCLPTDENLDRIQQDFSNGLYDIYHLNFLAPITRSKIENLAAAALHAGCVANIHRVYDQYVNFISLEDDFFILKHQQSDQLSYYAINRANTRDEEMEALMDSIVDSLFALFVTLGNVPIIRCPRNSAAEMVARKLEKKLRENLWDARANLFHMDASQAGGGVFSFQRPVLLLLDRNMDLATPLHHTWSYQALVHDVLDLGLNLVYVEDEAAVNTGARKKPKACDLDRTDRFWVTHKGSPFPTVAEAIQEELESYRNSEEEIKRLKTSMGMEGESDIAFSLVNDTTARLTNAVNSLPQLMEKKRLIDMHTKIATAILNYIKARRLDSYFEIEEKVMSKQTLDKPLLELLRDVEFGQPEDKLRLYIIYYICAQQLPESEVERLREALQAAGCDLTSLAYVQRWKAIMNRSPGISQATQYEGGGTRTVSMFTKLVSQGSSFVMEGVKNLVVKRHNLPVTKITEQVMECRSNAETDDYLYLDPKLLKGGDVLPKNRAPFQDAVVFMVGGGNYIEYQNLVDFIKQKQTSNVNRRIIYGASTLTNARQFLKELSALGGEIQTPAAS; encoded by the exons ATGTTGACATTACGGGAACGGCAAATAA ATGCGATTAAGCAAATGCTTAATCTAAATTCGCAGCAGCCAAAGGCTCTGGCAGCGGAACCGGTGTGGAAGATTCTCATATACGATCGCGTGGGTCAGGACATTATATCGCCCATTATATCCATTAAGGAATTACGCGAACTCGGCGTGACGTTGCATGT ACAACTGCACTCGGATCGTGATTCCATACCCGATGTGCCGGCGGTGTACTTCTGCCTGCCCACGGACGAGAATCTCGATCGCATACAGCAGGATTTCTCCAACGGATTATACGACATTTATCATCTCAACTTCCTGGCGCCCATAACACGCAGCAAGATCGAGAATCTGGCGGCGGCAGCGCTGCACGCCGGTTGTGTGGCCAACATACATCGGGTGTACGATCAGTATGTAAACTTTATTAGCCTGGAGGACGATTTCTTTATCCTGAAGCATCAGCAGAGCGATCAACTCTCCTACTATGCCATCAATCGGGCCAACACGCGGGACGAGGAGATGGAAGCACTTATGGACTCAATTGTGGACTCGCTGTTCGCACTTTTCGTCACACTGGGCAATGTGCCCATCATACGCTGTCCACGCAACAGTGCAGCCGAGATGGTGGCCCGCAAGCTGGAGAAGAAACTGCGCGAGAATCTGTGGGATGCACGGGCCAATCTGTTCCACATGGATGCCTCGCAGGCAGGCGGCGGTGTGTTTAGCTTTCAACGTCCAGTTCTATTGCTGCTAGACCGGAATATGGACCTGGCCACGCCACTGCATCACACCTGGTCGTATCAAGCGTTGGTGCACGATGTGCTCGATCTGGGTCTGAACTTGGTCTACGTGGAGGATGAGGCGGCGGTCAATACAG GTGCTCGGAAAAAGCCCAAGGCTTGTGATCTGGATCGCACCGATCGTTTCTGGGTCACACACAAGGGCAGTCCGTTTCCCACGGTTGCCGAGGCCATTCAGGAGGAGCTGGAATCCTATCGCAACTCAGAGGAGGAAATTAAACGCCTCAAGACCTCCATGGGCATGGAGGGCGAGTCGGACATTGCCTTCTCATTGGTCAACGATACGACAGCTCGTCTGACCAATGCCGTCAACTCGCTGCCCCAGCTGATGGAGAAGAAGCGTCTGATTGACATGCACACCAAGATTGCCACTGCTATACTGAACTACATAAAGGCGCGCCGTCTGGATTCATATTTTGAGATCGAGGAGAAGGTCATGTCCAAGCAAACGCTGGACAAGCCGCTGCTGGAGCTGCTGCGTGATGTGGAGTTTGGCCAACCCGAAGACAAGTTGCGTCTGTAcatcatttattatatttgcgCTCAGCAGCTGCCGGAATCGGAGGTGGAGCGACTGCGGGAGGCACTGCAGGCAGCTGGTTGCGATCTTACCTCGCTGGCGTACGTGCAACGTTGGAAGGCGATCATGAATCGCTCGCCGGGCATCAGTCAGGCCACACAATACGAGGGAGGCGGCACTAGAACCGTGTCCATGTTCACCAAGCTCGTCTCCCAGGGCAGCTCCTTTGTCATGGAGGGTGTCAAGAACTTGGTCGTCAAGCGGCAT AATTTGCCAGTGACGAAGATTACAGAGCAGGTGATGGAGTGCAGGAGCAATGCCGAAACAGATGATTACCTTTATTTGGATCCCAAACTTTTAAAGGGCGGTGATGTGCTGCCCAAGAATCGTGCACCATTCCAGGATGCCGTTGTCTTCATGGTTGGCGGTGGCAATTACATTGAGTATCAGAATCTTGTGGACTTTATCAAGCAGAAGCAAACGTCCAATGTAAACAGACGCATCATCTACGGAGCCTCGACCTTAACCAATGCGAGGCAGTTCCTCAAGGAACTGTCGGCGTTGGGTGGCGAGATTCAGACGCCTGCAGCAAGTTAG